The DNA segment GTTTTTCAGTTTTCTGGTTGCTGGTTTGATTACTTAGAAAGCCATCAAATATACTCATTTATCCCCGATCCTCAGAAGGCGGGTTTGATGGTCAGGGGCGCTGATGAATACAGGTACGGTATGATCAGGGAAAATTGGCTCCGCCCTCTCCGGCCATTCCACCAGGCAGATATTACCGGAATACAGGCAATCTTCCACGCCAGCCTGGATGGCTTCCTCCACATCCTTCAGCCGGTACAGGTCAATATGGAACATCGTTCCACCCGGCCAGGCATACTCATTAATGATGGAAAAAGTAGGACTGCCCACTGTACTGCTTACCCCCTTTACATCACAGAGGGCATGGATAAAAGTAGTTTTGCCGGCTCCCATAGCGCCATGGAAAGCAAAAACCTTCGCCCCTGCTGCTGCCTGCCAGAATTGCCGGGCTGCATCCTGGATGCCTTCCAGCGTAAACCGTAATTCCATAGGCCGCAAAGATACTGCCGGGGTCAGTTTTTTGGGAAAATGCCCGCAGGAAATTGCAACCCGGTAAAGATATTATCGTAGATTCATAGTGCGCCTCCCGTCATTCCTTGGTAAATTTGCGGTGGACCTGGTGCAAACACCTCCCTTTTCCCGAGATATGCTATGAATTGCCAGCCAACCAGTAAAAACACCAAATCAAAACTATGAACTGCATGATCGGAATGATCAGCAGTAGCTTCATAGAGAGATCAAAACCCGGCAAGTACATGAAAACAGTGAACTGGAAAGTTGAAGGCATG comes from the Paraflavitalea devenefica genome and includes:
- the tsaE gene encoding tRNA (adenosine(37)-N6)-threonylcarbamoyltransferase complex ATPase subunit type 1 TsaE; the encoded protein is MELRFTLEGIQDAARQFWQAAAGAKVFAFHGAMGAGKTTFIHALCDVKGVSSTVGSPTFSIINEYAWPGGTMFHIDLYRLKDVEEAIQAGVEDCLYSGNICLVEWPERAEPIFPDHTVPVFISAPDHQTRLLRIGDK